The following are encoded together in the Streptomyces sp. NBC_00341 genome:
- a CDS encoding helix-turn-helix domain-containing protein yields the protein MNPAEAGAAEELPGVAPRLRDLRRGRGLTLETAAQRAGLSPAHLSRLETGRRQPSLPMLLGLARIYGTTVSELLGEIPPERDAIVRARKFEGAEADGWMYQQAGGSGRAMQALRVRVPYGAQGDLVRVHPGEEWLYVLAGNLRVTLGDTVHDLGPGDSAHFDSLTPHRIAAPDREGAELLFVHTLLQSPAAELCLGSGIHRR from the coding sequence ATGAATCCCGCAGAAGCAGGGGCGGCCGAAGAGCTGCCCGGTGTCGCGCCTCGGCTACGCGATCTGCGCCGCGGCCGCGGGCTCACCCTGGAGACCGCCGCCCAGCGCGCCGGGCTCTCGCCCGCGCATCTGTCCCGGCTCGAAACGGGCCGCCGCCAGCCCTCGCTGCCGATGCTGCTCGGACTCGCCAGGATCTACGGTACGACGGTCTCCGAGCTGCTCGGCGAGATCCCTCCGGAACGTGACGCGATCGTCCGTGCCCGGAAGTTCGAGGGGGCGGAGGCCGACGGCTGGATGTACCAGCAGGCCGGTGGGTCCGGCCGGGCGATGCAGGCGCTGCGCGTCCGGGTGCCGTACGGCGCGCAGGGCGACCTGGTGCGCGTCCACCCCGGTGAGGAGTGGCTCTACGTCCTGGCCGGAAACCTCCGGGTGACCCTCGGGGACACCGTGCACGACCTCGGCCCCGGTGACAGCGCGCACTTCGACTCGCTCACCCCGCACCGGATCGCGGCGCCGGACCGCGAGGGTGCCGAGCTGCTCTTCGTTCACACCCTGCTGCAGAGCCCCGCCGCCGAGCTGTGTCTCGGCAGCGGGATCCACCGTCGCTGA
- a CDS encoding DUF6126 family protein, producing the protein MSDSENYDPLTPARRKESDSQERKMPRGLVIRLFAYLVAGHVVAGFLYLLFAVGMHNQ; encoded by the coding sequence ATGTCCGATTCCGAGAACTACGACCCGCTGACCCCGGCCAGGCGCAAGGAGTCCGACTCCCAGGAGCGCAAGATGCCGCGGGGGCTGGTCATCAGGCTGTTCGCCTACCTGGTGGCCGGGCACGTCGTCGCGGGCTTCCTCTACCTGCTGTTCGCGGTGGGGATGCACAACCAGTAG
- a CDS encoding tyrosine-protein phosphatase, translated as MTQQLPQTPSTEPELAGVRNFRDVGGLPTSDGRRVRYGRLYRSGHLAAATPEDAAFLGGLGLHTVFDFRNAADLKLDGPDVELPGVRNVNVPLTDPADGSEFWRMVRDGNMDELRAILGGGKGTDRMVASYRSIILDRTAEHSQVLHALAEDSVPALMHCAAGKDRAGLSIAISLLAVGVGRETIEADYLKSNDTHRRYRVRRSDTSAAGMSPEVMELLSPLFGAHSEYLGAAFATIDETWGGTDRYLSEGLKITPETRERLRERLLEDS; from the coding sequence GTGACGCAGCAGTTGCCGCAGACCCCGTCGACGGAACCCGAGCTGGCGGGGGTCCGCAACTTCCGTGACGTGGGCGGGCTGCCCACCTCTGACGGCCGCCGGGTGCGGTACGGGCGGCTCTACCGCAGCGGTCACCTGGCAGCCGCCACGCCCGAGGACGCGGCGTTCCTCGGCGGCCTCGGCCTGCACACCGTCTTCGACTTCCGCAACGCCGCCGACCTCAAGCTGGACGGACCGGACGTCGAGCTGCCCGGCGTACGCAATGTGAACGTCCCGCTCACCGACCCGGCGGACGGCTCCGAGTTCTGGCGGATGGTCCGCGACGGCAACATGGACGAGCTGCGCGCGATCCTCGGCGGCGGCAAGGGGACCGACCGCATGGTCGCCTCCTACCGCTCGATCATCCTGGACCGCACCGCCGAGCACAGCCAGGTGCTGCACGCCCTGGCCGAGGACAGCGTCCCGGCCCTGATGCACTGCGCGGCGGGCAAGGACCGGGCCGGGCTCTCGATCGCGATCTCCTTGCTCGCGGTGGGCGTCGGACGCGAGACGATCGAGGCGGACTACCTCAAGTCCAACGACACCCACCGCCGCTACCGGGTGCGCCGCAGCGACACCTCCGCGGCCGGGATGTCGCCCGAGGTGATGGAGCTCCTCAGCCCGCTCTTCGGCGCCCACAGCGAATACCTCGGGGCGGCCTTCGCCACGATCGACGAGACGTGGGGCGGCACGGACCGCTACCTCTCCGAGGGGCTGAAGATCACGCCCGAGACACGGGAGCGGCTGCGCGAGCGGCTCCTCGAAGACTCCTGA
- a CDS encoding peptidoglycan DD-metalloendopeptidase family protein: MPIPGKHRRPKSSTIARGVVVASAGGAVIALPLLGATGANAAEQAAPATAKSAAATHSTPAKPVADKQSGTTTYSVVSGDYLSKIAAQHKVKGGWEKLYQDNRKVVGDDPSLIFPGMKLTLGGKAWGHAPATGSHTATGDTTPSKAPSKAPAKTESKAPAASNTASSSDTQASDTAPAEQGTASGYVHPVPGNHTTAYRASGASWSSGSHTGIDFPVSTGTSVKAITSGTVVTAGWGGAYGNEVVIKHADGHYSQYGHMSSLSVSAGQTVTAGQQVGLSGATGNATGPHLHFEIRTGPAYGSDIDPIAYLASHGINV, translated from the coding sequence ATGCCCATCCCGGGTAAGCACCGCCGTCCCAAGTCCAGCACCATCGCCCGCGGCGTCGTCGTCGCGAGCGCCGGCGGAGCCGTCATCGCGCTTCCGCTGCTCGGCGCCACCGGTGCCAACGCCGCGGAGCAGGCCGCTCCCGCCACCGCGAAGTCGGCCGCCGCCACGCACTCCACCCCGGCCAAGCCGGTCGCGGACAAGCAGTCCGGCACCACGACGTACTCCGTGGTCTCCGGCGACTACCTGTCGAAGATCGCCGCCCAGCACAAGGTCAAGGGCGGCTGGGAGAAGCTGTACCAGGACAACCGCAAGGTCGTCGGTGACGACCCGAGCCTGATCTTCCCGGGTATGAAGCTGACCCTCGGCGGCAAGGCCTGGGGCCACGCCCCGGCCACCGGCTCGCACACCGCCACGGGTGACACCACCCCGTCGAAGGCCCCCTCGAAGGCTCCGGCCAAGACCGAGTCGAAGGCGCCCGCGGCCTCCAACACCGCGTCCTCCTCCGACACCCAGGCGTCCGACACCGCTCCGGCCGAGCAGGGCACCGCCTCCGGCTACGTCCACCCGGTCCCCGGCAACCACACCACCGCCTACCGCGCCTCCGGCGCCAGCTGGTCCAGCGGCAGCCACACCGGCATCGACTTCCCCGTCTCCACCGGCACCAGCGTGAAGGCGATCACCTCCGGCACCGTCGTCACCGCGGGCTGGGGCGGCGCGTACGGCAACGAGGTCGTCATCAAGCACGCCGACGGCCACTACTCGCAGTACGGCCACATGTCCTCGCTCTCCGTCTCGGCGGGCCAGACCGTGACCGCGGGCCAGCAGGTCGGCCTCTCCGGCGCCACCGGCAACGCCACCGGCCCGCACCTCCACTTCGAGATCCGCACCGGCCCGGCGTACGGCTCGGACATCGACCCGATTGCCTACCTGGCGTCGCACGGGATCAACGTCTGA
- a CDS encoding SGNH/GDSL hydrolase family protein has product MADDSRNIRQGVINRQGAIESYAAIGDSFTEGVGDPGPDGTFFGWADRLAVILADQLPHPESAQGGTAAAHGHFRYANLAVRGRLLDQIVEEQVPRAKQLAPDLVSFCAGGNDIIRPGTDPDDVAERFERAVAELSRSVGTVMVTTGFDTRGVPVLRHLRGKIATYTAHVRSIADRYDCPVLDLWSLRSVQDRRAWDGDRLHLSPEGHTRVALRAAQVLGLDVPADPDQEWPPQAHRRALEVRRDDIHWAREYLVPWIGRRLRGESSGDHVEAKRPDLLPL; this is encoded by the coding sequence GTGGCAGACGATTCGAGAAACATCCGACAGGGCGTCATCAACCGACAGGGCGCCATCGAGTCGTACGCGGCGATTGGCGACAGTTTCACCGAAGGAGTCGGTGACCCGGGCCCGGACGGGACATTCTTCGGCTGGGCCGACCGGCTCGCGGTAATTCTCGCGGACCAGCTCCCGCACCCGGAATCGGCGCAGGGCGGCACAGCCGCCGCGCACGGACACTTCCGGTACGCCAATCTCGCCGTACGAGGACGCCTCCTCGACCAGATAGTCGAGGAGCAGGTACCGCGCGCCAAGCAACTCGCCCCCGACCTGGTGAGCTTCTGCGCGGGCGGCAACGACATCATCCGGCCGGGCACCGACCCCGACGACGTGGCCGAGCGCTTCGAGCGCGCGGTCGCCGAGCTGTCCCGGTCGGTCGGCACCGTCATGGTCACCACCGGCTTCGACACCCGAGGCGTTCCGGTGCTCCGCCACCTGCGCGGCAAGATCGCCACCTACACGGCCCATGTGCGGTCCATCGCGGACCGCTACGACTGCCCGGTGCTCGACCTGTGGTCCCTGCGCTCCGTGCAGGACCGGCGCGCCTGGGACGGCGACCGGCTGCACCTGTCGCCAGAGGGGCACACCCGCGTCGCGCTGCGCGCCGCCCAGGTCCTGGGCCTCGACGTGCCGGCCGACCCCGACCAGGAGTGGCCGCCGCAGGCGCACCGGAGAGCGCTGGAGGTCCGGCGCGACGACATCCACTGGGCCCGCGAGTACCTTGTGCCGTGGATCGGGCGCAGGCTGCGCGGCGAGTCGTCGGGGGACCACGTGGAGGCGAAGCGGCCGGACCTGCTGCCGCTCTGA